The window TTTCGCGCATTTCCGATTTAAATATTGCTTATTACGTGACAGACGAACGGGTTCACAGAGCCAATATTACGACACAGACGCCAGTTGTGTATATTTTAGAAGCGATGGCTCGTGACATGTTCGCGATGTTAAAGGAAAAGTAAAAGGAGCCGCTGCATGAATCAGCCGCTCTTTTTTTTCTGTCTCATAAAAGCGAGGATGGCAATCCCCGAACAGATGAGCACAAACAAACCGCCTAGCAAATACACAGTCCTCGCTCCGAATGCATCTGCAATCAATCCAACAAAGAAAATAGATAAACCGACAGATACAGAAGAAAGGACGTAATGAGCCGAGTACACCTTTGATAAATCTCGGACGGGCGTTTCCGTTTGAAGAATGGTTTGCTGCGAAACATCCCGAATTTGATAAGCAGGCCCCATCAAAATACAAAGCAGCAAAGCAAGCCACGGCAGGCTGTTCAGTGAAAAGACAATAGTCAGCACTGCATAAATGAATGAACCAGCTGCCATAAAGAGAAGAAGCTGCTTTTGAATCAACCGGCTTATCCACGCAGCCAAGAGCCCGCCTAGAATGGCGCCTGTATAATAAGCGGCGTTGATAAAACCCCACCATTCCTCACTTTCGTTTAAATCATGGGTGACAAAGGCAAGGGTAATCGCCCCGATCCACACAGCGCCCGCCATATTTTCACAAACATCCATAAAGGTCAGAGTGCGAATCGTTTTATTTGTCCAAATAATCGCCCAGCCATCCTTGAAACTGTTCATCTTATTTGCTTTTCGAACCGTGTCTTCTTGCTTGAGAAGAGGAAAAACAGGGATGAAAAACAAATAAGACAACACAATCATGAAACAAGTAATCCACATTAAATAAAAAGGACCAATCAACAGGACGAGCATTCCAGTAAACGAATAACCGGCGATTTGGACCGTTTGATGAAAAATGGAGGCTGTACTGTTCGCTTTCACAAGCTGATTTGCTGGCACAAGCATCGGCATGATGGCCTGTAATAAAGGACTGATGAATCCACCTGTGATGGAAATGAGAATAAGCGCACCAAACAGCCAGACCATATGCTGCTGAAAGAAATGAAATTGGGCTGTAAACACGATGAGCATCACAAGACGTAAAAGAGGGACCCATTTCAACAGCCGACCCGCTTGAAAGTGATCGGTCAAAACAGGAGAGATGAGCCCGGCTAATAGCTGGCAAAGCGTTCTTATTAGCGGAAATAGAGTCGCATAGGCAACAGATTGTGTATCTTGATAGATCACAAACGTGATCGTCATCACAAATAGAATATCACTTAGCATGAGAAGGCTTTTACTGCCTGTATAATACCAAAACTTGTTTCCCATATCCAACCGGCTCCTTTTCAAAAACAAGTTCAGTATAGCATGGTGATGAAGGACCTAGAGGCTTTTCATTGAAAAATACATCTTAAGGATG is drawn from Bacillus pumilus and contains these coding sequences:
- a CDS encoding MFS transporter, whose translation is MGNKFWYYTGSKSLLMLSDILFVMTITFVIYQDTQSVAYATLFPLIRTLCQLLAGLISPVLTDHFQAGRLLKWVPLLRLVMLIVFTAQFHFFQQHMVWLFGALILISITGGFISPLLQAIMPMLVPANQLVKANSTASIFHQTVQIAGYSFTGMLVLLIGPFYLMWITCFMIVLSYLFFIPVFPLLKQEDTVRKANKMNSFKDGWAIIWTNKTIRTLTFMDVCENMAGAVWIGAITLAFVTHDLNESEEWWGFINAAYYTGAILGGLLAAWISRLIQKQLLLFMAAGSFIYAVLTIVFSLNSLPWLALLLCILMGPAYQIRDVSQQTILQTETPVRDLSKVYSAHYVLSSVSVGLSIFFVGLIADAFGARTVYLLGGLFVLICSGIAILAFMRQKKKSG